The Hevea brasiliensis isolate MT/VB/25A 57/8 chromosome 1, ASM3005281v1, whole genome shotgun sequence genome has a window encoding:
- the LOC110667328 gene encoding MLO-like protein 6 isoform X2 translates to MAGGGGGRSLEQTPTWAVAIVCFVLVLVSIIIEYIIHLIGKWLKKKHKRALYEALEKVKSELMLLGFISLLLTVGQGPISNICIPEKVGSSWHPCSKEEEANINKAEVPATENENRRKLLTISDSGGSLHRVLAGTTTTDKCGEMRRWKSWEKETRTAEYQFSHDPERFRFARETSFGRRHLSFWTKTPVLIWIVCFFRQFVRSVPKVDYLTLRHGFIMAHLAPQSHMKFDFQKYINRSLEEDFKVVVGISPPIWFFAVVFLLFNTHGWHSYLWLPFIPLIIILLVGTQLQVIITKMALRIQERGEVVKGVPVVQPGDDLFWFNRPRLILYLINFVLFQNAFQLAFFAWSWKEFGIKSCFHAHVEDIVIRISMGVLVQILCSYVTLPLYALVTQMGSSMKPTIFNERVAAALRNWHKTAKKNIKRNKGSVTPLSSRPATPSHHMSPVHLLRYYQNEMDSLQNSPRRSSLNRCETDSPSPSHPNHGEGSSSTHHLNHGDGSSSSHHHHHQQVELSYVECKREGNEEPSSSQVAPVPEHEINIVPREFSFDKRASV, encoded by the exons ATGGCTGGCGGTGGAGGTGGAAGATCTTTGGAGCAAACGCCAACTTGGGCAGTAGCCATTGTTTGTTTTGTTTTAGTATTGGTTTCAATAATCATCGAATACATTATCCATCTCATAGGAAAG TGGTTAAAGAAGAAACATAAGAGAGCTCTTTATGAAGCACTTGAAAAGGTTAAGTCAG agcttatgctattaggaTTTATATCCTTGCTTCTAACTGTAGGACAAGGTCCAATATCAAATATATGCATACCAGAAAAGGTTGGATCTTCATGGCATCCATGCAGCAAGGAGGAAGAAGCGAATATAAACAAGGCTGAAGTGCCTGCAACAGAAAATGAAAACCGCAGGAAACTTCTCACCATATCGGATTCTGGTGGAAGTCTCCATCGTGTCTTGGCTGGGACAACGACGACTGACAAATGTGGTGAG ATGAGACGTTGGAAATCTTGGGAAAAGGAAACAAGAACAGCCGAATACCAGTTCTCGCACG ATCCAGAAAGGTTCAGATTTGCAAGAGAAACATCATTTGGCAGGAGACACTTGAGCTTTTGGACCAAGACACCAGTCCTTATTTGGATA GTTTGCTTCTTTAGGCAATTTGTGAGGTCGGTTCCTAAAGTTGATTATTTGACCTTGAGGCATGGTTTTAtcatg GCACATTTGGCACCTCAAAGCCACATGAAATTTGatttccaaaaatatattaataggTCATTGGAAGAAGATTTCAAAGTTGTTGTGGGAATAAG TCCACCAATTTGGTTTTTCGCAGTCGTATTCTTACTCTTCAACACTCATG GCTGGCATTCTTATCTATGGCTTCCATTTATTCCACTGATT ATCATCCTATTGGTAGGGACACAGCTACAGGTGATAATAACCAAAATGGCACTTAGAATTCAAGAGAGAGGAGAGGTTGTGAAGGGTGTGCCTGTGGTTCAGCCTGGAGATGATCTCTTCTGGTTCAACCGTCCACGTCTTATTCTTTATCTCATCAATTTTGTTCTCTTTCAG AATGCCTTCCAGCTTGCTTTCTTTGCATGGAGTTGG AAAGAATTTGGGATAAAATCTTGTTTCCATGCACATGTAGAGGACATAGTCATCAGAATTTCAATGGG GGTCCTTGTGCAAATACTCTGCAGCTATGTCACTCTCCCTCTCTATGCCCTCGTAACACAG ATGGGTTCATCAATGAAACCAACCATCTTCAACGAGAGAGTAGCAGCAGCTCTAAGAAATTGGCACAAAACGGCTAAGAAAAACATTAAACGGAACAAGGGGTCCGTCACCCCCTTATCTAGTAGACCAGCCACACCATCCCACCACATGTCGCCGGTGCACCTTCTTCGATACTATCAGAACGAAATGGATAGCCTCCAAAATTCTCCTAGGAGATCAAGTTTAAATAGGTGTGAAACAGATTCTCCATCACCTTCTCACCCTAACCATGGCGAGGGATCATCGTCGACCCATCATCTCAATCACGGTGATGGTTCATCGTCTTCACATCACCACCATCACCAACAAGTTGAATTAAGTTACGTAGAATGTAAACGAGAAGGCAATGAAGAGCCAAGTTCAAGTCAAGTGGCCCCAGTTCCAGAACATGAAATTAATATAGTGCCAAGGGAATTTTCATTTGATAAAAGAGCGAGTGTTTAA
- the LOC110667328 gene encoding MLO-like protein 6 isoform X1 has product MAGGGGGRSLEQTPTWAVAIVCFVLVLVSIIIEYIIHLIGKWLKKKHKRALYEALEKVKSELMLLGFISLLLTVGQGPISNICIPEKVGSSWHPCSKEEEANINKAEVPATENENRRKLLTISDSGGSLHRVLAGTTTTDKCGEREVPFVSSEGIHQLHIFIFVLAVFHVLYCVLTMVLGRAKMRRWKSWEKETRTAEYQFSHDPERFRFARETSFGRRHLSFWTKTPVLIWIVCFFRQFVRSVPKVDYLTLRHGFIMAHLAPQSHMKFDFQKYINRSLEEDFKVVVGISPPIWFFAVVFLLFNTHGWHSYLWLPFIPLIIILLVGTQLQVIITKMALRIQERGEVVKGVPVVQPGDDLFWFNRPRLILYLINFVLFQNAFQLAFFAWSWKEFGIKSCFHAHVEDIVIRISMGVLVQILCSYVTLPLYALVTQMGSSMKPTIFNERVAAALRNWHKTAKKNIKRNKGSVTPLSSRPATPSHHMSPVHLLRYYQNEMDSLQNSPRRSSLNRCETDSPSPSHPNHGEGSSSTHHLNHGDGSSSSHHHHHQQVELSYVECKREGNEEPSSSQVAPVPEHEINIVPREFSFDKRASV; this is encoded by the exons ATGGCTGGCGGTGGAGGTGGAAGATCTTTGGAGCAAACGCCAACTTGGGCAGTAGCCATTGTTTGTTTTGTTTTAGTATTGGTTTCAATAATCATCGAATACATTATCCATCTCATAGGAAAG TGGTTAAAGAAGAAACATAAGAGAGCTCTTTATGAAGCACTTGAAAAGGTTAAGTCAG agcttatgctattaggaTTTATATCCTTGCTTCTAACTGTAGGACAAGGTCCAATATCAAATATATGCATACCAGAAAAGGTTGGATCTTCATGGCATCCATGCAGCAAGGAGGAAGAAGCGAATATAAACAAGGCTGAAGTGCCTGCAACAGAAAATGAAAACCGCAGGAAACTTCTCACCATATCGGATTCTGGTGGAAGTCTCCATCGTGTCTTGGCTGGGACAACGACGACTGACAAATGTGGTGAG CGTGAAGTCCCCTTTGTATCGTCAGAAGGCATTCATCAACTCCACATTTTCATATTCGTATTAGCAGTTTTTCACGTGCTTTACTGTGTCCTCACCATGGTTCTGGGCAGAGCTAAG ATGAGACGTTGGAAATCTTGGGAAAAGGAAACAAGAACAGCCGAATACCAGTTCTCGCACG ATCCAGAAAGGTTCAGATTTGCAAGAGAAACATCATTTGGCAGGAGACACTTGAGCTTTTGGACCAAGACACCAGTCCTTATTTGGATA GTTTGCTTCTTTAGGCAATTTGTGAGGTCGGTTCCTAAAGTTGATTATTTGACCTTGAGGCATGGTTTTAtcatg GCACATTTGGCACCTCAAAGCCACATGAAATTTGatttccaaaaatatattaataggTCATTGGAAGAAGATTTCAAAGTTGTTGTGGGAATAAG TCCACCAATTTGGTTTTTCGCAGTCGTATTCTTACTCTTCAACACTCATG GCTGGCATTCTTATCTATGGCTTCCATTTATTCCACTGATT ATCATCCTATTGGTAGGGACACAGCTACAGGTGATAATAACCAAAATGGCACTTAGAATTCAAGAGAGAGGAGAGGTTGTGAAGGGTGTGCCTGTGGTTCAGCCTGGAGATGATCTCTTCTGGTTCAACCGTCCACGTCTTATTCTTTATCTCATCAATTTTGTTCTCTTTCAG AATGCCTTCCAGCTTGCTTTCTTTGCATGGAGTTGG AAAGAATTTGGGATAAAATCTTGTTTCCATGCACATGTAGAGGACATAGTCATCAGAATTTCAATGGG GGTCCTTGTGCAAATACTCTGCAGCTATGTCACTCTCCCTCTCTATGCCCTCGTAACACAG ATGGGTTCATCAATGAAACCAACCATCTTCAACGAGAGAGTAGCAGCAGCTCTAAGAAATTGGCACAAAACGGCTAAGAAAAACATTAAACGGAACAAGGGGTCCGTCACCCCCTTATCTAGTAGACCAGCCACACCATCCCACCACATGTCGCCGGTGCACCTTCTTCGATACTATCAGAACGAAATGGATAGCCTCCAAAATTCTCCTAGGAGATCAAGTTTAAATAGGTGTGAAACAGATTCTCCATCACCTTCTCACCCTAACCATGGCGAGGGATCATCGTCGACCCATCATCTCAATCACGGTGATGGTTCATCGTCTTCACATCACCACCATCACCAACAAGTTGAATTAAGTTACGTAGAATGTAAACGAGAAGGCAATGAAGAGCCAAGTTCAAGTCAAGTGGCCCCAGTTCCAGAACATGAAATTAATATAGTGCCAAGGGAATTTTCATTTGATAAAAGAGCGAGTGTTTAA